The genomic window GGCCGGGGGCGGCCTGATTTGTACGCACTGACAGAAGATCGACCGCGACAAACCCGTCGATATAGGGCGAAAGGTATGTCCAGGGCCGATACCAGGACTGGTTTTCGCGGGTGGCCACAATCTCCATCCCCTCGGGCAGCGCATCCGCCGAGGTTTCATACCAGGCATATTCGCTGCCGATGGTTGCGGCGATCATCGCGGCGCCTGCGGCAACCGGTGTGGCCCATTTCGGCACCCGGCCTTTCAACACGGTTCTGAGCAGCATCACCAGACCGGCGCCTGCGATCCCGGCACATAGGGTTGCGATCAGGGTGTAGAACATCGGCGCACTCTTTTTCTGTCAGTTCAGACTTTTTTATCAACTCAAAGGTCCGCTGCGCGATCCGGCGGCGGATTGCATGGTTTTGATAACCACAAAGGCGTCGCGCAGGTGACTGCGTTCAAAATCGCTCAAGGTTGCGGGGGCCATGAAGTTATCAGGGGCTTCGCTGCGTTTGATCTGTTCGGCCTGATGGGCCAGCCGTGTATCGGCGATCATGTCATAGGCGTCGATCAGATCCCGCCCGCCCGCAGTCGAGATGATGCCCGCTTCCATCGCCGCCGCCAGACGTGCGCGGGTGTTCGCCTGTGTCAACTGGCCTCTCAAGGCATAGATGCGGCCCAAATCGACGACGGGAACAACGCCGTTATGTTTCAGATCAATGGTGTTCTTGTGTTCCCCCGAACGCACGGTGGCAAAGCCCCGAAGCAGGCCAAGCGGCGGCGTGTGTTTCAGCGAGTTGGAGACCATATGCGCCACAAAAATGCTGTTTCTGGCGGATTTGGCAAGCGTGTCTTCCTGCAGGCCCGCAAACAGGCTGTGCTGCCCGCCGATCGGGCGCAGATCATACATGACGCTGGCCAGCATCTGCGCCTCGGGATCGGGGGTGGTGATCCAGCCGTTGAAATACTGTCGCCAGACGCGCAGCGGTTGCCGCCATTTCGGGTTTGTCGCCATCATGTCGCCGGGGCAATAGAAATATCCCGCCTCGTCCAGCCCGTCCGAGACGAATTTGGCCAGCGCGGCGAAATAGCGGTCATCCTCGACCGTTGCGGTATCGTCGAGGATCAGGCAATTGTCCTGATCCGACACGCCGGTCTGTTCCTGACGGCCCTGACTGCCGCAGGCCAGCCAGAGATAGGGCACGGGCGGGGGCCCAAACCTGTCTTCGGCCATCGCCAGAAGCCGCCGGGTGGTGGCATCACCGATATCGGTGATCAGGCGGGTGACAACCTGATGCGGGTTATCGGCGCCCACAAGCTGCACCAGCAGCTGGGGGATGCGGCCCACGATCTGTGCCAATTCGGCGCGATTGACGGCTTGTGTGATGTCGCGGATCAGCGCATCAGAAGAGGTCGCCTGAATCCGGGTCAGATCGGTCTGGGTCAGGATGCCGACAAGCTTGCCGCCATCGACCACGGGCATATGGGTGATACCCCGTTCAATCATCGCGTGCAGCACATCCGCAACAAGGGCGGTGGGCGGCAGGGTGACGGGATCGGCGGTCATGACCCGGGTCACGGGCGTGTCATAGGGCAGCCCCTCGGCCAGGGCCTTGTTGGTCAGGTCGCGGGTGGTCAGAATGCCATCCGGCACATTGTTCCTGGTGATGATCAGGCAAGACACGGCATGGTCGCGCATCAGCCGGGCCGCCTCGATCAGCGAGGTTTCGGGCGGGCAGGTCAGCGGTGTAGGTGTCATCACCTCGGCCAGGGCCATCGTTGTCAGGTCATGCCTGCGTGAGGTGGCGGGCCGGGTCCGGTCAAAGAAGCGTTTGACGGAGGGATGATCGCTGACAATCCGGTGGAAGGTTGCGGTGGGGATCAGCACAAGTGTGCAGGGTTCAGCGGCGGTGGCGGTGGTGGCGGCGATGCCGTCTTTCATCAGGCCACGTTCGCCAAAGGAATTTCTGGGGCCAAGGATCGAAACCAGTTCTCCGGCGGCATCGGTGATATCGACCCGACCTTCAAGGATCAGATACAGCGACTGCTGCTGCCGGCCGATCTGATAGATGACCTGATCCTTGTCAAAGCGCTGCTCTGACAACTCGCCGGCCAGTTGCGCCTGATCCTCTGGCGGCAGGCCGTCATAGGGATGTGTCTGTGTCAGAAGCGTGGCAAGGTCGATAGTCATCAGTTTCAACCTTCGGTGAAGAAAAGGCGCATCCCGATCAGGCGGGATGCGCCCATATTCTGATAGGGCCCACGGTGTCGCAGGCCCTATTGGAGCGATCCCCTAGTGATCGGCGGCCGCACCGGCCCCTTTCGGGACACGGATGCTTTCAACCAGATCCTGGATATCCTGCGGCGGTTCTGCCGTCATCCGCGAGACCACATAGGCCGCCGCGAAGTTGCACAGGGCGCCGATCGGGCCGAACGAGGCTGGCGGAATACCGAACAGGTAGTTGGCCGAGGTATTGTCCAGCATGTTGGTGCCGGGGATGAAGAACCATCCCAGATAGGTGAACAGATACAGGCAGGTGACCAGAAGACCGGCCAGCATACCCGCAACCGCCCCGGCGGAGTTCATCCGCTTGGAGAAGATACCCATCATCAGCGTCGGGAACAGCGATGCCGCCGCAAGACCAAAGGCCAGCGCCACAACCTGCGCCGCGAACCCGGGCGGGTTAAGCCCCAGCCAGGTTGCCACTATGATCGCCA from Rhodophyticola sp. CCM32 includes these protein-coding regions:
- a CDS encoding DUF294 nucleotidyltransferase-like domain-containing protein codes for the protein MTIDLATLLTQTHPYDGLPPEDQAQLAGELSEQRFDKDQVIYQIGRQQQSLYLILEGRVDITDAAGELVSILGPRNSFGERGLMKDGIAATTATAAEPCTLVLIPTATFHRIVSDHPSVKRFFDRTRPATSRRHDLTTMALAEVMTPTPLTCPPETSLIEAARLMRDHAVSCLIITRNNVPDGILTTRDLTNKALAEGLPYDTPVTRVMTADPVTLPPTALVADVLHAMIERGITHMPVVDGGKLVGILTQTDLTRIQATSSDALIRDITQAVNRAELAQIVGRIPQLLVQLVGADNPHQVVTRLITDIGDATTRRLLAMAEDRFGPPPVPYLWLACGSQGRQEQTGVSDQDNCLILDDTATVEDDRYFAALAKFVSDGLDEAGYFYCPGDMMATNPKWRQPLRVWRQYFNGWITTPDPEAQMLASVMYDLRPIGGQHSLFAGLQEDTLAKSARNSIFVAHMVSNSLKHTPPLGLLRGFATVRSGEHKNTIDLKHNGVVPVVDLGRIYALRGQLTQANTRARLAAAMEAGIISTAGGRDLIDAYDMIADTRLAHQAEQIKRSEAPDNFMAPATLSDFERSHLRDAFVVIKTMQSAAGSRSGPLS